A window from Balaenoptera musculus isolate JJ_BM4_2016_0621 chromosome 8, mBalMus1.pri.v3, whole genome shotgun sequence encodes these proteins:
- the MUS81 gene encoding crossover junction endonuclease MUS81 isoform X4 has product MAAPVRLGRKRPLPVCANPLFVRWLTEWRDEAASRGRRTQFVFQKALRSLRRYPLPLHSGKEAKILQHFGDGLCRMLDRRLQQHKASGDHAPCSPPGAKSPARERPAEVQDPKPNPSSHGFLTKEELLQRCAQKAPRVAPGSARPWPVLRSLLHRNLVVRTQQPARYSLTPEGLELAQKLAESEGLSLLNVGSGPEEPPGEEPAVPGAASAELGASEGNVQQPPLQLGPGEYRVLLCVDVGETKGAGPRPELLRELQRLHVTHTVRKLHVGDFVWVAQETSPRDPARPGELVLDHIVERKRLDDLCSSIIDGRFREQKFRLKRCGLGRRVYLVEEHGSVRNLSLPEGTLLQAVTNTQVIDGFFVKRTADIKESAAYLALLTRGLQRLYQGHTLHSRPWGTPGDPESRAGPSANPLCSLLTFNDFNAGAIKNKAQSVREVFVRQLMQVHRVSGEKAAALVDQYSTPASLLAAYDACATPEEKEMLLSTIKCGPLQRNLGPALSRTLSQLYCSHGPLT; this is encoded by the exons ATGGCAGCGCCGGTCCGCCTGGGCCGGAAACGACCGCTGCCCGTTTGCGCCAACCCGCTCTTCGTACGCTGGCTGACCGAGTGGCGGGACGAGGCAGCCAGCAGAGGGCGCCGCACGCAATTCGTGTTTCAGAAG GCACTGCGCTCCCTACGGCGGTACCCACTGCCCCTGCACAGTGGCAAGGAAGCTAAGATCCTACAGCACTTCGGAGACGGGCTCTGCCGGATGCTGGACCGGCGGCTGCAGCAGCACAAAGCATCAG GTGACCATGCCCCATGTTCACCACCTGGAGCGAAGAGTCCAGCCCGGGAAAGGCCTGCCGAAGTCCAGGATCCGAAGCCA AATCCTAGCAGTCACGGCTTCCTAACCAAGGAGGAGCTGCTGCAGAGGTGTGCCCAGAAGGCTCCAAGG GTGGCCCCTGGAAGTGCTCGGCCCTGGCCAGTCCTCCGCTCCCTCCTCCACAGGAACCTGGTCGTCAGGACGCAGCAGCCAGCTAG GTACTCACTGACCCCAGAGGGTCTGGAGCTGGCCCAGAAGCTGGCTGAGTCGGAGGGCCTGAGCTTGCTGAATGTGGGCAGCGGGCCAGAGGAGCCCCCTGGGGAGGAGCCTGCGGTGCCAGGAGCGGCCTCGGCTGAGct TGGCGCCAGCGAAGGGAATGTCCAGCAGCCACCGCTGCAGCTGGGGCCTGGAGAGTACAGGGTGCTGTTGTGCGTGGACGTTGGCGAGACCAAGGG GGCGGGACCCAGGCCAGAGCTGCTCCGAGAGCTGCAGCGGCTGCACGTGACCCACACGGTGCGCAAGCTGCACGTCGGGGACTTCGTGTGGGTGGCCCAAGAGACCAGTCCCAGGGACCCGG CACGACCTGGAGAACTAGTCCTGGACCACATCGTGGAACGAAAGCGGCTGGATGACCTGTGCAGCAGCATCATCGACGGCCGCTTCCGGGAGCAAAAG TTCCGGCTGAAGCGCTGCGGCCTGGGGCGTCGAGTATACCTGGTGGAGGAGCATGGCTCAGTGCGTAACCTCAGCCTTCCCGAGGGCACGCTGCTGCAGGCTGTCACCAACACTCAG GTCATCGATGGCTTCTTTGTGAAACGCACAGCAGATATTAAGGAGTCAGCAGCCTACCTGGCCCTGTTGACAAGGGGCCTGCAGAGACTCTACCAG GGCCACACCCTCCACAGTCGCCCCTGGGGAACCCCAGGGGACCCTGAATCAAGGGCTGGGCCCTCCGCAAACCCTCTCTGCTCACTCCTCACCTTCAACGATTTCAACGCAGGAGCCATCAAGAACAAG GCCCAGTCTGTGCGGGAGGTGTTTGTCAGGCAGCTGATGCAGGTGCACAGAGTGAGCGGGGAGAAGGCGGCAGCCCTGGTAGATCAGTACAGCACCCCTGCCAG cctACTGGCTGCCTATGACGCCTGTGCCACGCCGGAGGAAAAGGAGATGCTGCTGAGCACCATCAAGTGTGGACCACTGCAGAG GAATCTGGGGCCCGCTCTGAGCAGGACCTTATCACAGCTTTACTGCAGCCATGGCCCCCTGACCTGA
- the MUS81 gene encoding crossover junction endonuclease MUS81 isoform X2, translating into MAAPVRLGRKRPLPVCANPLFVRWLTEWRDEAASRGRRTQFVFQKALRSLRRYPLPLHSGKEAKILQHFGDGLCRMLDRRLQQHKASGDHAPCSPPGAKSPARERPAEVQDPKPGPTQLKAGGSGKYWPARHSGARAVLLLLYGEHLNPSSHGFLTKEELLQRCAQKAPRVAPGSARPWPVLRSLLHRNLVVRTQQPARYSLTPEGLELAQKLAESEGLSLLNVGSGPEEPPGEEPAVPGAASAELGASEGNVQQPPLQLGPGEYRVLLCVDVGETKGAGPRPELLRELQRLHVTHTVRKLHVGDFVWVAQETSPRDPARPGELVLDHIVERKRLDDLCSSIIDGRFREQKFRLKRCGLGRRVYLVEEHGSVRNLSLPEGTLLQAVTNTQVIDGFFVKRTADIKESAAYLALLTRGLQRLYQGHTLHSRPWGTPGDPESRAGPSANPLCSLLTFNDFNAGAIKNKAQSVREVFVRQLMQVHRVSGEKAAALVDQYSTPASLLAAYDACATPEEKEMLLSTIKCGPLQRNLGPALSRTLSQLYCSHGPLT; encoded by the exons ATGGCAGCGCCGGTCCGCCTGGGCCGGAAACGACCGCTGCCCGTTTGCGCCAACCCGCTCTTCGTACGCTGGCTGACCGAGTGGCGGGACGAGGCAGCCAGCAGAGGGCGCCGCACGCAATTCGTGTTTCAGAAG GCACTGCGCTCCCTACGGCGGTACCCACTGCCCCTGCACAGTGGCAAGGAAGCTAAGATCCTACAGCACTTCGGAGACGGGCTCTGCCGGATGCTGGACCGGCGGCTGCAGCAGCACAAAGCATCAG GTGACCATGCCCCATGTTCACCACCTGGAGCGAAGAGTCCAGCCCGGGAAAGGCCTGCCGAAGTCCAGGATCCGAAGCCA GGTCCAACCCAGCTCAAAGCAGGAGGCTCTGGCAAGTATTGGCCAGCTCGGCACTCGGGAGCTCGAGCAGTACTGCTGCTGCTGTACGGGGAACACCTG AATCCTAGCAGTCACGGCTTCCTAACCAAGGAGGAGCTGCTGCAGAGGTGTGCCCAGAAGGCTCCAAGG GTGGCCCCTGGAAGTGCTCGGCCCTGGCCAGTCCTCCGCTCCCTCCTCCACAGGAACCTGGTCGTCAGGACGCAGCAGCCAGCTAG GTACTCACTGACCCCAGAGGGTCTGGAGCTGGCCCAGAAGCTGGCTGAGTCGGAGGGCCTGAGCTTGCTGAATGTGGGCAGCGGGCCAGAGGAGCCCCCTGGGGAGGAGCCTGCGGTGCCAGGAGCGGCCTCGGCTGAGct TGGCGCCAGCGAAGGGAATGTCCAGCAGCCACCGCTGCAGCTGGGGCCTGGAGAGTACAGGGTGCTGTTGTGCGTGGACGTTGGCGAGACCAAGGG GGCGGGACCCAGGCCAGAGCTGCTCCGAGAGCTGCAGCGGCTGCACGTGACCCACACGGTGCGCAAGCTGCACGTCGGGGACTTCGTGTGGGTGGCCCAAGAGACCAGTCCCAGGGACCCGG CACGACCTGGAGAACTAGTCCTGGACCACATCGTGGAACGAAAGCGGCTGGATGACCTGTGCAGCAGCATCATCGACGGCCGCTTCCGGGAGCAAAAG TTCCGGCTGAAGCGCTGCGGCCTGGGGCGTCGAGTATACCTGGTGGAGGAGCATGGCTCAGTGCGTAACCTCAGCCTTCCCGAGGGCACGCTGCTGCAGGCTGTCACCAACACTCAG GTCATCGATGGCTTCTTTGTGAAACGCACAGCAGATATTAAGGAGTCAGCAGCCTACCTGGCCCTGTTGACAAGGGGCCTGCAGAGACTCTACCAG GGCCACACCCTCCACAGTCGCCCCTGGGGAACCCCAGGGGACCCTGAATCAAGGGCTGGGCCCTCCGCAAACCCTCTCTGCTCACTCCTCACCTTCAACGATTTCAACGCAGGAGCCATCAAGAACAAG GCCCAGTCTGTGCGGGAGGTGTTTGTCAGGCAGCTGATGCAGGTGCACAGAGTGAGCGGGGAGAAGGCGGCAGCCCTGGTAGATCAGTACAGCACCCCTGCCAG cctACTGGCTGCCTATGACGCCTGTGCCACGCCGGAGGAAAAGGAGATGCTGCTGAGCACCATCAAGTGTGGACCACTGCAGAG GAATCTGGGGCCCGCTCTGAGCAGGACCTTATCACAGCTTTACTGCAGCCATGGCCCCCTGACCTGA
- the MUS81 gene encoding crossover junction endonuclease MUS81 isoform X3: MAAPVRLGRKRPLPVCANPLFVRWLTEWRDEAASRGRRTQFVFQKALRSLRRYPLPLHSGKEAKILQHFGDGLCRMLDRRLQQHKASGGDHAPCSPPGAKSPARERPAEVQDPKPNPSSHGFLTKEELLQRCAQKAPRVAPGSARPWPVLRSLLHRNLVVRTQQPARYSLTPEGLELAQKLAESEGLSLLNVGSGPEEPPGEEPAVPGAASAELGASEGNVQQPPLQLGPGEYRVLLCVDVGETKGAGPRPELLRELQRLHVTHTVRKLHVGDFVWVAQETSPRDPARPGELVLDHIVERKRLDDLCSSIIDGRFREQKFRLKRCGLGRRVYLVEEHGSVRNLSLPEGTLLQAVTNTQVIDGFFVKRTADIKESAAYLALLTRGLQRLYQGHTLHSRPWGTPGDPESRAGPSANPLCSLLTFNDFNAGAIKNKAQSVREVFVRQLMQVHRVSGEKAAALVDQYSTPASLLAAYDACATPEEKEMLLSTIKCGPLQRNLGPALSRTLSQLYCSHGPLT; encoded by the exons ATGGCAGCGCCGGTCCGCCTGGGCCGGAAACGACCGCTGCCCGTTTGCGCCAACCCGCTCTTCGTACGCTGGCTGACCGAGTGGCGGGACGAGGCAGCCAGCAGAGGGCGCCGCACGCAATTCGTGTTTCAGAAG GCACTGCGCTCCCTACGGCGGTACCCACTGCCCCTGCACAGTGGCAAGGAAGCTAAGATCCTACAGCACTTCGGAGACGGGCTCTGCCGGATGCTGGACCGGCGGCTGCAGCAGCACAAAGCATCAGGTG GTGACCATGCCCCATGTTCACCACCTGGAGCGAAGAGTCCAGCCCGGGAAAGGCCTGCCGAAGTCCAGGATCCGAAGCCA AATCCTAGCAGTCACGGCTTCCTAACCAAGGAGGAGCTGCTGCAGAGGTGTGCCCAGAAGGCTCCAAGG GTGGCCCCTGGAAGTGCTCGGCCCTGGCCAGTCCTCCGCTCCCTCCTCCACAGGAACCTGGTCGTCAGGACGCAGCAGCCAGCTAG GTACTCACTGACCCCAGAGGGTCTGGAGCTGGCCCAGAAGCTGGCTGAGTCGGAGGGCCTGAGCTTGCTGAATGTGGGCAGCGGGCCAGAGGAGCCCCCTGGGGAGGAGCCTGCGGTGCCAGGAGCGGCCTCGGCTGAGct TGGCGCCAGCGAAGGGAATGTCCAGCAGCCACCGCTGCAGCTGGGGCCTGGAGAGTACAGGGTGCTGTTGTGCGTGGACGTTGGCGAGACCAAGGG GGCGGGACCCAGGCCAGAGCTGCTCCGAGAGCTGCAGCGGCTGCACGTGACCCACACGGTGCGCAAGCTGCACGTCGGGGACTTCGTGTGGGTGGCCCAAGAGACCAGTCCCAGGGACCCGG CACGACCTGGAGAACTAGTCCTGGACCACATCGTGGAACGAAAGCGGCTGGATGACCTGTGCAGCAGCATCATCGACGGCCGCTTCCGGGAGCAAAAG TTCCGGCTGAAGCGCTGCGGCCTGGGGCGTCGAGTATACCTGGTGGAGGAGCATGGCTCAGTGCGTAACCTCAGCCTTCCCGAGGGCACGCTGCTGCAGGCTGTCACCAACACTCAG GTCATCGATGGCTTCTTTGTGAAACGCACAGCAGATATTAAGGAGTCAGCAGCCTACCTGGCCCTGTTGACAAGGGGCCTGCAGAGACTCTACCAG GGCCACACCCTCCACAGTCGCCCCTGGGGAACCCCAGGGGACCCTGAATCAAGGGCTGGGCCCTCCGCAAACCCTCTCTGCTCACTCCTCACCTTCAACGATTTCAACGCAGGAGCCATCAAGAACAAG GCCCAGTCTGTGCGGGAGGTGTTTGTCAGGCAGCTGATGCAGGTGCACAGAGTGAGCGGGGAGAAGGCGGCAGCCCTGGTAGATCAGTACAGCACCCCTGCCAG cctACTGGCTGCCTATGACGCCTGTGCCACGCCGGAGGAAAAGGAGATGCTGCTGAGCACCATCAAGTGTGGACCACTGCAGAG GAATCTGGGGCCCGCTCTGAGCAGGACCTTATCACAGCTTTACTGCAGCCATGGCCCCCTGACCTGA
- the MUS81 gene encoding crossover junction endonuclease MUS81 isoform X1 yields the protein MAAPVRLGRKRPLPVCANPLFVRWLTEWRDEAASRGRRTQFVFQKALRSLRRYPLPLHSGKEAKILQHFGDGLCRMLDRRLQQHKASGGDHAPCSPPGAKSPARERPAEVQDPKPGPTQLKAGGSGKYWPARHSGARAVLLLLYGEHLNPSSHGFLTKEELLQRCAQKAPRVAPGSARPWPVLRSLLHRNLVVRTQQPARYSLTPEGLELAQKLAESEGLSLLNVGSGPEEPPGEEPAVPGAASAELGASEGNVQQPPLQLGPGEYRVLLCVDVGETKGAGPRPELLRELQRLHVTHTVRKLHVGDFVWVAQETSPRDPARPGELVLDHIVERKRLDDLCSSIIDGRFREQKFRLKRCGLGRRVYLVEEHGSVRNLSLPEGTLLQAVTNTQVIDGFFVKRTADIKESAAYLALLTRGLQRLYQGHTLHSRPWGTPGDPESRAGPSANPLCSLLTFNDFNAGAIKNKAQSVREVFVRQLMQVHRVSGEKAAALVDQYSTPASLLAAYDACATPEEKEMLLSTIKCGPLQRNLGPALSRTLSQLYCSHGPLT from the exons ATGGCAGCGCCGGTCCGCCTGGGCCGGAAACGACCGCTGCCCGTTTGCGCCAACCCGCTCTTCGTACGCTGGCTGACCGAGTGGCGGGACGAGGCAGCCAGCAGAGGGCGCCGCACGCAATTCGTGTTTCAGAAG GCACTGCGCTCCCTACGGCGGTACCCACTGCCCCTGCACAGTGGCAAGGAAGCTAAGATCCTACAGCACTTCGGAGACGGGCTCTGCCGGATGCTGGACCGGCGGCTGCAGCAGCACAAAGCATCAGGTG GTGACCATGCCCCATGTTCACCACCTGGAGCGAAGAGTCCAGCCCGGGAAAGGCCTGCCGAAGTCCAGGATCCGAAGCCA GGTCCAACCCAGCTCAAAGCAGGAGGCTCTGGCAAGTATTGGCCAGCTCGGCACTCGGGAGCTCGAGCAGTACTGCTGCTGCTGTACGGGGAACACCTG AATCCTAGCAGTCACGGCTTCCTAACCAAGGAGGAGCTGCTGCAGAGGTGTGCCCAGAAGGCTCCAAGG GTGGCCCCTGGAAGTGCTCGGCCCTGGCCAGTCCTCCGCTCCCTCCTCCACAGGAACCTGGTCGTCAGGACGCAGCAGCCAGCTAG GTACTCACTGACCCCAGAGGGTCTGGAGCTGGCCCAGAAGCTGGCTGAGTCGGAGGGCCTGAGCTTGCTGAATGTGGGCAGCGGGCCAGAGGAGCCCCCTGGGGAGGAGCCTGCGGTGCCAGGAGCGGCCTCGGCTGAGct TGGCGCCAGCGAAGGGAATGTCCAGCAGCCACCGCTGCAGCTGGGGCCTGGAGAGTACAGGGTGCTGTTGTGCGTGGACGTTGGCGAGACCAAGGG GGCGGGACCCAGGCCAGAGCTGCTCCGAGAGCTGCAGCGGCTGCACGTGACCCACACGGTGCGCAAGCTGCACGTCGGGGACTTCGTGTGGGTGGCCCAAGAGACCAGTCCCAGGGACCCGG CACGACCTGGAGAACTAGTCCTGGACCACATCGTGGAACGAAAGCGGCTGGATGACCTGTGCAGCAGCATCATCGACGGCCGCTTCCGGGAGCAAAAG TTCCGGCTGAAGCGCTGCGGCCTGGGGCGTCGAGTATACCTGGTGGAGGAGCATGGCTCAGTGCGTAACCTCAGCCTTCCCGAGGGCACGCTGCTGCAGGCTGTCACCAACACTCAG GTCATCGATGGCTTCTTTGTGAAACGCACAGCAGATATTAAGGAGTCAGCAGCCTACCTGGCCCTGTTGACAAGGGGCCTGCAGAGACTCTACCAG GGCCACACCCTCCACAGTCGCCCCTGGGGAACCCCAGGGGACCCTGAATCAAGGGCTGGGCCCTCCGCAAACCCTCTCTGCTCACTCCTCACCTTCAACGATTTCAACGCAGGAGCCATCAAGAACAAG GCCCAGTCTGTGCGGGAGGTGTTTGTCAGGCAGCTGATGCAGGTGCACAGAGTGAGCGGGGAGAAGGCGGCAGCCCTGGTAGATCAGTACAGCACCCCTGCCAG cctACTGGCTGCCTATGACGCCTGTGCCACGCCGGAGGAAAAGGAGATGCTGCTGAGCACCATCAAGTGTGGACCACTGCAGAG GAATCTGGGGCCCGCTCTGAGCAGGACCTTATCACAGCTTTACTGCAGCCATGGCCCCCTGACCTGA
- the MUS81 gene encoding crossover junction endonuclease MUS81 isoform X5, translating to MAAPVRLGRKRPLPVCANPLFVRWLTEWRDEAASRGRRTQFVFQKALRSLRRYPLPLHSGKEAKILQHFGDGLCRMLDRRLQQHKASGGDHAPCSPPGAKSPARERPAEVQDPKPGPTQLKAGGSGKYWPARHSGARAVLLLLYGEHLNPSSHGFLTKEELLQRCAQKAPRVAPGSARPWPVLRSLLHRNLVVRTQQPASGASEGNVQQPPLQLGPGEYRVLLCVDVGETKGAGPRPELLRELQRLHVTHTVRKLHVGDFVWVAQETSPRDPARPGELVLDHIVERKRLDDLCSSIIDGRFREQKFRLKRCGLGRRVYLVEEHGSVRNLSLPEGTLLQAVTNTQVIDGFFVKRTADIKESAAYLALLTRGLQRLYQGHTLHSRPWGTPGDPESRAGPSANPLCSLLTFNDFNAGAIKNKAQSVREVFVRQLMQVHRVSGEKAAALVDQYSTPASLLAAYDACATPEEKEMLLSTIKCGPLQRNLGPALSRTLSQLYCSHGPLT from the exons ATGGCAGCGCCGGTCCGCCTGGGCCGGAAACGACCGCTGCCCGTTTGCGCCAACCCGCTCTTCGTACGCTGGCTGACCGAGTGGCGGGACGAGGCAGCCAGCAGAGGGCGCCGCACGCAATTCGTGTTTCAGAAG GCACTGCGCTCCCTACGGCGGTACCCACTGCCCCTGCACAGTGGCAAGGAAGCTAAGATCCTACAGCACTTCGGAGACGGGCTCTGCCGGATGCTGGACCGGCGGCTGCAGCAGCACAAAGCATCAGGTG GTGACCATGCCCCATGTTCACCACCTGGAGCGAAGAGTCCAGCCCGGGAAAGGCCTGCCGAAGTCCAGGATCCGAAGCCA GGTCCAACCCAGCTCAAAGCAGGAGGCTCTGGCAAGTATTGGCCAGCTCGGCACTCGGGAGCTCGAGCAGTACTGCTGCTGCTGTACGGGGAACACCTG AATCCTAGCAGTCACGGCTTCCTAACCAAGGAGGAGCTGCTGCAGAGGTGTGCCCAGAAGGCTCCAAGG GTGGCCCCTGGAAGTGCTCGGCCCTGGCCAGTCCTCCGCTCCCTCCTCCACAGGAACCTGGTCGTCAGGACGCAGCAGCCAGCTAG TGGCGCCAGCGAAGGGAATGTCCAGCAGCCACCGCTGCAGCTGGGGCCTGGAGAGTACAGGGTGCTGTTGTGCGTGGACGTTGGCGAGACCAAGGG GGCGGGACCCAGGCCAGAGCTGCTCCGAGAGCTGCAGCGGCTGCACGTGACCCACACGGTGCGCAAGCTGCACGTCGGGGACTTCGTGTGGGTGGCCCAAGAGACCAGTCCCAGGGACCCGG CACGACCTGGAGAACTAGTCCTGGACCACATCGTGGAACGAAAGCGGCTGGATGACCTGTGCAGCAGCATCATCGACGGCCGCTTCCGGGAGCAAAAG TTCCGGCTGAAGCGCTGCGGCCTGGGGCGTCGAGTATACCTGGTGGAGGAGCATGGCTCAGTGCGTAACCTCAGCCTTCCCGAGGGCACGCTGCTGCAGGCTGTCACCAACACTCAG GTCATCGATGGCTTCTTTGTGAAACGCACAGCAGATATTAAGGAGTCAGCAGCCTACCTGGCCCTGTTGACAAGGGGCCTGCAGAGACTCTACCAG GGCCACACCCTCCACAGTCGCCCCTGGGGAACCCCAGGGGACCCTGAATCAAGGGCTGGGCCCTCCGCAAACCCTCTCTGCTCACTCCTCACCTTCAACGATTTCAACGCAGGAGCCATCAAGAACAAG GCCCAGTCTGTGCGGGAGGTGTTTGTCAGGCAGCTGATGCAGGTGCACAGAGTGAGCGGGGAGAAGGCGGCAGCCCTGGTAGATCAGTACAGCACCCCTGCCAG cctACTGGCTGCCTATGACGCCTGTGCCACGCCGGAGGAAAAGGAGATGCTGCTGAGCACCATCAAGTGTGGACCACTGCAGAG GAATCTGGGGCCCGCTCTGAGCAGGACCTTATCACAGCTTTACTGCAGCCATGGCCCCCTGACCTGA